A genome region from Eschrichtius robustus isolate mEscRob2 chromosome 4, mEscRob2.pri, whole genome shotgun sequence includes the following:
- the TIFA gene encoding TRAF-interacting protein with FHA domain-containing protein A — MSNFEDADTEETVTCLQMTVYHPGHQQNGIFQSIRFFNRQKLPSSEVVKFGRNSNTCHYTFQDKQASRVQFSLQLFKKFDSSVLSFEIKNMSKKTNLIVDNKELGYLNKMDLPHKCLVRFGDYQFLMEKEDGESLEFFEIQFSLSTGPLLQENNWLPQKPIPECGRYSSCSTQNNSPIEMGENEW; from the coding sequence ATGTCCAATTTCGAAGATGCTGACACAGAAGAGACAGTAACTTGTCTCCAGATGACTGTTTACCATCCTGGCCACCAGCAAAATGGAATATTCCAATCAATAAGGTTTTTTAACCGACAAAAACTCCCCTCCAGCGAAGTGGTGAAATTTGGCCGAAATTCCAACACCTGTCATTATACCTTTCAGGACAAACAGGCGTCCCGAGTTCAGTTTTCTTTGCAGCTATTTAAAAAGTTTGATAGCTCAGTTCtctcttttgaaattaaaaatatgagtaaGAAGACCAATCTGATTGTGGACAACAAGGAGCTGGGCTACCTAAATAAAATGGACCTGCCACACAAATGCCTGGTTAGGTTTGGGGACTATCAGTTCCTGATGGAGAAGGAAGATGGAGAGTCATTAGAATTTTTTGAGATTCAATTTTCTTTGTCTACAGGACCACTCTTGCAAGAAAACAACTGGCTACCACAGAAGCCCATACCTGAGTGTGGCAGATATTCATCCTGTTCCACCCAAAACAATTCTCCTATAGAAATGGGTGAGAATGAATGGTAA